The proteins below come from a single Kitasatospora sp. NBC_00315 genomic window:
- a CDS encoding RNA polymerase sigma-70 factor — translation MSLRPYEADPFERSRGRLEAIAYRLLGSAGDAEDAVQDTFLRWHAADRERIETPAAWLTKVLTNLCLNQLTSARARRETYVGQWLPEPVLAGDRMLGPAETAEQRESVSTAMLILMERLSPNERAVYVLREAFGYAHREIAEILDLTESNCQQIHRRAKQHLSSGRARTEVDAAAARKVVEGFLAAALSGETEPLIRLLTDDAVGVADGGARVRARRTPVVGALGVARYLRGLFRPGAAKRAEAGGRAALHAAVVNGSPAVLVAAGERILAVLCLAPTPEGVEAVTIQVNPDKLERITRRWAAAGPHHPLAEIW, via the coding sequence ATGTCGCTCCGTCCGTACGAGGCCGATCCGTTCGAGCGTTCCAGGGGCCGTCTGGAGGCCATCGCCTATCGGCTGCTGGGGTCGGCCGGTGACGCCGAGGACGCGGTGCAGGACACGTTTCTGCGCTGGCACGCGGCGGACCGGGAACGGATCGAGACGCCGGCGGCGTGGCTGACGAAGGTGCTCACCAACCTCTGCCTCAATCAGCTCACCTCGGCGCGGGCCAGGCGGGAGACCTACGTGGGGCAGTGGCTCCCGGAGCCGGTCCTGGCCGGGGACCGGATGCTCGGGCCGGCCGAGACCGCCGAGCAGCGCGAGTCGGTCTCCACGGCGATGCTCATCCTCATGGAGCGGCTGTCGCCCAACGAGCGCGCGGTGTACGTGCTGCGTGAGGCGTTCGGGTACGCGCACCGCGAGATCGCGGAGATCCTCGACCTCACCGAGTCCAACTGCCAGCAGATCCACCGGCGGGCCAAGCAGCACCTCTCCAGCGGCCGGGCCCGCACCGAGGTCGACGCGGCCGCCGCGCGCAAGGTCGTCGAGGGATTTCTCGCCGCGGCCCTCAGCGGCGAGACCGAACCGCTGATCCGGCTGCTCACCGACGACGCGGTGGGCGTGGCCGACGGCGGTGCGCGGGTCCGGGCCCGCAGGACCCCGGTCGTCGGTGCGCTCGGGGTCGCGCGCTACCTGCGCGGGCTGTTCCGGCCGGGCGCGGCCAAGCGGGCCGAGGCCGGTGGCCGGGCCGCCCTCCACGCCGCCGTCGTCAACGGCTCGCCCGCCGTGCTGGTCGCGGCCGGCGAGCGGATCCTCGCCGTCCTCTGCCTCGCCCCGACCCCCGAGGGCGTCGAGGCGGTCACCATCCAGGTCAACCCCGACAAGCTGGAGCGCATCACGCGCCGGTGGGCGGCCGCCGGCCCGCATCACCCCCTCGCGGAGATCTGGTGA
- a CDS encoding NAD(P)/FAD-dependent oxidoreductase produces MKHRIVVLGAGYAGAVVAGRLARRLHRDDVEITVVNADPDFVERVRLHQLASGQDLPRRPLLDIYAGTGVLVRPARVTAVDADRRTVDLFGEHGAGTLGHDTLGHDTLGHDTLGYDTLVYALGSTAADHGVPGVAEYAHTVAGKPDALRLRARLSALDPGGTVLVVGGGLTGIETATEIAEARPDLRVALAARGGVGDRLSDKARHHLRVVLDRLGVTVHERAEVTSVEAGRVVTGAAGEIPADVTVWTAGFSVHPIAAATTLEVSDTGQIVVDATMRSVSHPEVYAVGDAALAEGAGGRPLRMSCATATPMAWRAADALAARLTGRKVPETVIGYTAQCVSLGRRAGILQRVTHDDRVTPTVVTGRTGARIKELICASVAWNVSHPTIMLPSRRRHLVATAAPESHPVTPSPGDAVAASVGSPRPSEDRSRGTA; encoded by the coding sequence ATGAAGCACCGCATCGTCGTCCTCGGAGCCGGGTACGCCGGAGCCGTCGTCGCCGGCCGCCTCGCCAGGCGACTGCACCGCGACGACGTCGAGATCACCGTGGTCAACGCCGACCCCGACTTCGTCGAGCGGGTGCGTCTGCACCAGCTCGCGAGCGGGCAGGACCTGCCGCGTCGCCCGCTGCTCGACATCTACGCGGGCACCGGGGTGCTGGTCCGGCCGGCGCGGGTCACCGCGGTCGACGCGGACCGCCGGACCGTCGATCTCTTCGGCGAGCACGGCGCCGGGACCCTCGGCCACGACACCCTCGGCCACGACACCCTCGGCCACGACACCCTCGGCTACGACACCCTCGTGTACGCCCTCGGGAGCACCGCCGCCGACCACGGCGTCCCCGGTGTCGCCGAGTACGCCCACACCGTCGCCGGGAAGCCGGACGCGCTGCGACTGCGGGCGCGCCTGAGCGCGTTGGATCCGGGTGGGACCGTACTGGTCGTGGGCGGCGGGCTGACCGGTATCGAGACGGCCACCGAGATCGCCGAGGCCCGCCCCGACCTCCGGGTCGCCCTCGCCGCCCGCGGCGGCGTCGGCGACCGGCTCAGCGACAAGGCCCGGCACCACCTGCGCGTGGTTCTCGACCGGCTCGGCGTCACGGTCCACGAGCGGGCCGAGGTCACGAGCGTCGAGGCGGGCCGGGTGGTCACCGGCGCGGCCGGGGAGATCCCGGCCGACGTGACCGTGTGGACCGCGGGCTTCTCCGTGCACCCGATCGCGGCCGCCACCACGCTGGAGGTGTCCGACACCGGGCAGATCGTCGTCGACGCCACCATGCGGTCGGTCTCGCACCCCGAGGTGTACGCCGTCGGGGACGCCGCGCTCGCCGAAGGAGCGGGCGGGAGGCCGCTGCGGATGTCCTGCGCCACGGCGACCCCGATGGCGTGGCGGGCTGCCGACGCACTCGCCGCCCGGCTGACCGGTCGCAAGGTGCCCGAGACCGTGATCGGCTACACCGCCCAGTGCGTCAGCCTCGGACGCCGCGCCGGAATCCTCCAGCGGGTGACCCACGACGACCGGGTCACCCCGACCGTCGTCACGGGCCGGACCGGCGCCCGCATCAAGGAGCTCATCTGCGCGAGCGTGGCCTGGAACGTCTCCCACCCGACCATCATGCTGCCGAGCCGCCGCCGCCACCTCGTGGCAACCGCCGCCCCGGAGTCGCACCCCGTCACCCCGTCACCCGGTGACGCGGTGGCCGCGTCCGTCGGCTCTCCCCGCCCCTCGGAGGATCGCTCACGCGGCACGGCCTAG
- a CDS encoding cation diffusion facilitator family transporter encodes MAGHDHSQHEQGHDRHGHGGHGPGGHSHGVAADADRRWLLGALALIVVFMAGEVVVGFAAQSLALISDAAHMLTDAASIVLALVAMRLAARPARGGYTYGLKRAEILSAQANGVTLLVLSAWLGYEAVTRLIDPPDVTGSLVLVTALVGIVVNIGAAWCMSRANRTSLNVEGAYQHVLTDLYAFIATAVAGAVMLTTGFLQADAIASLVVVALMLRAGVGLVRDSGRIFLEAAPAGIDPDTVADRMIATEQVVEVHDLHIWEITSGQPALSAHVLVTPGGDCHAVRRGLQRRLREEYRITHATLQVDHLGEDDDQGLLQITPAGPAVLDDRCGDSHGPVHRSGPHEH; translated from the coding sequence ATGGCCGGCCACGACCACAGCCAGCACGAGCAGGGGCACGACCGGCACGGGCACGGCGGCCACGGCCCCGGCGGGCACTCGCACGGCGTGGCCGCCGACGCCGACCGCCGGTGGCTGCTCGGCGCGCTGGCGTTGATCGTGGTCTTCATGGCCGGCGAGGTCGTGGTGGGCTTCGCCGCGCAGTCGCTGGCGCTGATCTCGGACGCCGCCCACATGCTCACCGACGCCGCCTCGATCGTCCTCGCGCTGGTCGCGATGCGGCTGGCGGCCCGTCCGGCCAGGGGCGGGTACACCTACGGGCTGAAGCGGGCCGAGATCCTCTCCGCGCAGGCCAACGGCGTCACCCTGCTGGTGCTCTCCGCCTGGCTCGGGTACGAGGCGGTCACCCGGCTGATCGACCCGCCGGACGTGACCGGCTCGCTGGTCCTGGTCACCGCCCTGGTCGGGATCGTGGTCAACATCGGGGCGGCCTGGTGCATGTCCAGGGCCAACCGCACCTCGCTGAACGTCGAGGGTGCCTACCAGCACGTACTGACCGACCTGTACGCCTTCATCGCCACCGCCGTCGCCGGCGCGGTCATGCTGACCACGGGTTTCCTGCAGGCGGACGCGATCGCCTCCCTGGTGGTGGTGGCGCTGATGCTGCGTGCGGGCGTCGGGCTGGTCCGCGACTCCGGCCGGATCTTCCTGGAGGCCGCGCCGGCCGGGATCGATCCCGACACGGTGGCGGACCGGATGATCGCGACCGAGCAGGTGGTGGAGGTCCACGACCTGCACATCTGGGAGATCACCTCCGGTCAGCCCGCGCTCTCCGCCCACGTCCTGGTCACCCCGGGCGGGGACTGCCACGCCGTCCGGCGCGGCCTGCAGCGGCGGCTGCGCGAGGAGTACCGGATCACCCACGCCACGCTGCAGGTGGACCATCTCGGCGAGGACGACGACCAGGGGCTGCTGCAGATCACCCCGGCCGGCCCGGCCGTCCTCGACGACCGCTGCGGCGACTCGCACGGCCCGGTCCACCGCAGCGGGCCGCACGAGCACTAG
- the chrA gene encoding chromate efflux transporter has product MEHSPAVRLRTIALEWVRIGLIGFGGPPAHILLLRRLCVERRRWMSEAEFEDGIAATNLLPGPASTQLAIFTAWRLRGAAGALVGGIGFIAPGLVLILALSALFLGGDPPVWVLGAAAGAGAVVPAVAVQAAAALVPGSLGRAGKARAGRVRWGAYAVAGASAALLAGPWLVLVLLAAGLTESAVRARGRERGRWRGPGDDGPGGRAGAPPRSAVAAVLPVAGAVGGLGAVAWVAFKVGALSYGGGFVIIPLMRYDAVHRFHWMTDGQFLDAVALGQVTPGPVVHTVAAVGYAAAGLGGGLLAAAVAFGPSFLFVLLGGRHFDRLRADARVQDFLTGAGPAVTGAIAGSAVPLAGALQYGWQWGVLAAALARLLPARRGAVAALVAAGGLGVLATLAGLPPG; this is encoded by the coding sequence GTGGAGCACAGCCCGGCGGTCCGGCTACGGACCATCGCCCTGGAGTGGGTGCGGATCGGCCTGATCGGTTTCGGAGGCCCGCCCGCCCACATCCTGTTGCTGCGCCGGCTCTGCGTCGAGCGGCGCCGGTGGATGAGCGAGGCGGAGTTCGAGGACGGCATCGCGGCCACCAACCTGCTGCCCGGCCCGGCCTCCACCCAACTGGCGATCTTCACGGCCTGGCGGCTTCGCGGCGCCGCCGGGGCACTGGTGGGCGGGATCGGGTTCATCGCGCCGGGGCTGGTGCTGATCCTCGCCCTCTCCGCGCTCTTCCTCGGCGGCGACCCACCGGTGTGGGTGCTCGGCGCGGCGGCCGGGGCCGGGGCGGTCGTGCCCGCCGTGGCCGTGCAGGCCGCGGCCGCGCTGGTGCCCGGCAGCCTCGGGCGGGCCGGCAAGGCGCGCGCGGGCCGGGTGCGCTGGGGCGCGTACGCCGTCGCGGGTGCGTCGGCCGCGCTGCTGGCCGGCCCCTGGCTGGTGCTCGTCCTGCTGGCGGCCGGCCTCACCGAGTCGGCCGTCCGGGCGCGTGGACGGGAGCGTGGACGGTGGCGCGGGCCGGGCGACGACGGGCCGGGCGGCCGGGCGGGCGCCCCGCCCCGGTCGGCTGTCGCGGCCGTGCTGCCCGTGGCGGGTGCGGTGGGCGGCCTCGGCGCGGTGGCATGGGTGGCGTTCAAGGTCGGCGCGCTCTCGTACGGGGGCGGCTTCGTGATCATCCCGCTGATGCGGTACGACGCGGTGCACCGCTTCCACTGGATGACGGACGGGCAGTTCCTGGACGCGGTGGCGCTCGGACAGGTCACCCCCGGCCCGGTGGTGCACACCGTCGCGGCGGTCGGCTACGCGGCCGCCGGGTTGGGCGGCGGGCTGCTGGCGGCGGCGGTCGCCTTCGGCCCGTCGTTCCTCTTCGTCCTGCTGGGCGGCCGCCACTTCGACCGGTTGCGGGCCGACGCCCGGGTCCAGGATTTTCTGACCGGCGCGGGGCCGGCCGTGACCGGCGCGATCGCCGGCTCGGCGGTCCCGCTGGCAGGCGCCCTGCAGTACGGCTGGCAGTGGGGCGTGCTGGCGGCGGCCCTGGCCCGGCTGCTCCCGGCCCGCCGGGGCGCGGTCGCGGCCCTGGTCGCCGCGGGCGGTCTCGGTGTGCTGGCGACCCTGGCCGGACTGCCGCCCGGCTGA
- a CDS encoding gamma-glutamyl-gamma-aminobutyrate hydrolase family protein, whose product MDRRPFIGVSTYLVDVSWSDWRGRRVALVPERTTAYVRDAGGVALLLPPDAPERAPEVLARLDALVISGGPDMDPAYYGQSPHPRTEADSPERDHWETALVRAALACGMPLLGICRGMQLMNVVCGGSLVQHLPDVVRPDVHAGSPGRYGTHVVRPLPGTLLGGLLPEPELTVPTFHHQAVDRLGEGLRVNALAPDGTIEGIEGTGFTLGVQWHPEQGEDLRVMQALVRAATAARTVPLMPVEAPLDPPTRAGVSAAART is encoded by the coding sequence ATGGATCGCAGGCCTTTCATCGGCGTCAGCACCTACCTGGTCGACGTGAGTTGGAGTGACTGGCGCGGGCGCCGGGTGGCCCTGGTGCCCGAGCGCACCACCGCGTACGTCCGCGACGCGGGCGGGGTGGCCCTGCTGCTGCCGCCGGACGCGCCGGAGCGTGCGCCGGAGGTGCTCGCCAGACTGGACGCGCTGGTCATCTCCGGCGGCCCGGACATGGACCCGGCGTACTACGGCCAGTCCCCGCACCCCCGGACCGAGGCGGACTCCCCCGAACGCGACCACTGGGAGACCGCCCTCGTCCGGGCGGCGCTCGCCTGCGGCATGCCGCTGCTCGGCATCTGCCGCGGCATGCAGCTGATGAACGTGGTGTGCGGCGGCTCGCTGGTGCAGCACCTGCCGGACGTCGTCCGGCCGGACGTGCACGCGGGTTCGCCCGGCCGGTACGGCACCCACGTGGTGCGGCCACTGCCGGGCACCCTGCTCGGCGGTCTGCTGCCGGAGCCCGAGCTGACCGTCCCGACCTTCCACCACCAGGCGGTCGACCGGCTGGGCGAGGGCCTGCGGGTCAACGCGCTGGCCCCGGACGGGACGATCGAGGGCATCGAGGGCACCGGTTTCACCCTCGGCGTGCAGTGGCACCCGGAGCAGGGCGAGGACCTGCGGGTGATGCAGGCCCTGGTCCGTGCCGCCACCGCCGCCCGGACGGTGCCGCTGATGCCGGTGGAGGCCCCGCTCGACCCGCCGACCCGGGCGGGCGTGAGCGCCGCCGCGCGAACCTGA
- a CDS encoding SDR family oxidoreductase yields the protein MADSPATKAPVDLSPVCRRLVGRTAVITGAGGGTGLAVARRLAAEGARVVCADLDEKAGRAAARAVGGLFVHTDVRDPAMVEALFDEAYETCGSVDVAVNHVTLPPPAHEAGGAPADGPAAWHRVQEATLTAVHLCCWAALPYMRRHGRGSIVNTVGFVARTEVAAAQIAYAAARGGVLAMSRELGVQFAREGIRVNALSPGPVGAPASGGLPAVDPAADARRPGWIPLGRLAAPEEIAAAAAFLASDDASFVTAGEFLVDGGISGAALTAR from the coding sequence ATGGCCGACAGCCCGGCGACCAAGGCCCCCGTGGACCTGAGCCCGGTCTGCCGCCGACTGGTCGGCCGCACGGCGGTGATCACCGGAGCGGGCGGCGGGACCGGCCTGGCCGTCGCCCGCAGGCTGGCCGCCGAGGGCGCGCGGGTGGTCTGCGCCGACCTCGACGAGAAGGCCGGCCGTGCGGCGGCCCGAGCGGTCGGCGGCCTGTTCGTGCACACCGACGTCCGGGACCCGGCCATGGTCGAGGCGTTGTTCGACGAGGCGTACGAGACCTGCGGCAGCGTCGACGTGGCGGTCAACCACGTCACGCTGCCGCCGCCGGCGCACGAGGCCGGCGGCGCCCCCGCCGACGGCCCGGCCGCCTGGCACCGGGTGCAGGAGGCCACGCTCACCGCCGTCCACCTCTGCTGCTGGGCGGCCCTGCCGTACATGCGCCGGCACGGGCGCGGCTCGATCGTCAACACCGTCGGCTTCGTCGCGCGGACGGAGGTGGCCGCCGCGCAGATCGCGTACGCCGCCGCCCGGGGCGGGGTGCTGGCGATGTCGCGGGAGCTGGGGGTGCAGTTCGCCCGGGAGGGCATCCGCGTCAACGCGCTCTCGCCCGGGCCGGTCGGTGCCCCGGCGTCCGGCGGCCTCCCGGCGGTCGACCCGGCCGCCGACGCCCGCCGACCCGGCTGGATCCCGCTGGGCAGGCTCGCGGCGCCGGAGGAGATCGCGGCCGCGGCCGCCTTCCTGGCCAGCGACGACGCGTCCTTCGTGACCGCCGGCGAATTCCTGGTGGACGGCGGGATCTCGGGCGCCGCACTGACCGCGCGGTAG
- a CDS encoding DUF2510 domain-containing protein: MSEQIPAGWYPDPQDTTTDPRPERWWDGKGWTAGTRPAPSDAPSSETTPESEATTGPAAGSGTEDDTRVLEGQVLQDGAAVRYPELPPPIGAPAKAKRSFRKPPRPVLVAAAVAALLGLAVGSGITYLAMDGRSDTQASRNSRPKLQYNGENGPWGGLPGLNGQNGQNGRGNNGQNGQGGSGNNGLGGQGNNGQGNNGQGNNGQGGNGGGSGNGQGGQGGGNNGSNDGASAGVAADLVNRITLPVPSGWTGGTTNDGYAALSIGTYTCAGSAGGSCSLAGASTGSVTGTDAQAAAKTDIVQAAKESYGDSSSHEELKSEAVKVDGRDGYLVRWKVKATQGSDGYVETVVFPSADGKALTTIHFGFDVDPKAPDVSVMDTIVKGVVDYTGQGRPGAGAPGTTT; encoded by the coding sequence GTGAGCGAGCAGATTCCCGCCGGGTGGTACCCGGATCCGCAGGACACCACCACGGACCCCCGGCCGGAGCGCTGGTGGGACGGCAAGGGCTGGACGGCCGGTACCCGGCCGGCGCCCTCGGACGCACCGTCGTCCGAGACCACGCCGGAGTCCGAGGCCACGACGGGACCGGCCGCCGGCTCCGGCACCGAGGACGACACCCGGGTGCTGGAGGGCCAGGTGCTGCAGGACGGCGCCGCGGTCCGCTACCCCGAGCTGCCGCCGCCGATCGGGGCACCGGCGAAGGCGAAGCGTTCCTTCCGCAAGCCCCCCCGGCCGGTGCTCGTCGCGGCGGCGGTCGCGGCGCTGCTCGGGTTGGCGGTGGGCTCGGGCATCACCTATCTGGCGATGGACGGCCGGTCGGACACCCAGGCCTCCCGCAACAGCCGGCCGAAGCTTCAGTACAACGGGGAGAACGGCCCGTGGGGCGGGCTGCCCGGACTGAACGGCCAGAACGGTCAGAACGGGAGGGGCAACAACGGTCAGAACGGCCAGGGCGGCAGCGGGAACAACGGCCTGGGGGGCCAGGGGAACAACGGCCAGGGGAACAACGGCCAGGGGAACAACGGCCAGGGCGGCAACGGCGGTGGCAGCGGCAACGGCCAGGGCGGCCAGGGTGGCGGCAACAACGGCTCGAACGACGGCGCCTCCGCCGGTGTGGCGGCCGACCTGGTCAACCGGATCACCCTGCCCGTTCCGTCCGGCTGGACCGGCGGTACGACGAACGACGGGTACGCCGCGCTGAGCATCGGCACGTACACCTGCGCCGGTTCGGCGGGCGGCAGCTGCTCGCTCGCCGGTGCGAGCACCGGGTCGGTGACCGGGACGGACGCGCAGGCCGCCGCCAAGACCGACATCGTCCAGGCGGCCAAGGAGTCCTACGGGGACAGCTCCTCCCACGAGGAGCTGAAGTCGGAGGCGGTCAAGGTGGACGGGCGCGACGGCTACCTCGTCCGCTGGAAGGTCAAGGCCACCCAGGGCAGCGACGGATACGTCGAGACGGTGGTCTTCCCGAGCGCCGACGGCAAGGCACTGACCACGATCCACTTCGGGTTCGACGTCGATCCCAAGGCGCCCGACGTGTCCGTGATGGACACCATCGTCAAGGGCGTCGTCGACTACACCGGCCAGGGTCGGCCCGGCGCCGGCGCGCCGGGCACCACCACCTGA
- a CDS encoding lytic polysaccharide monooxygenase, whose product MSLHRRALTLGVVASTVLLTALSAAGTASAHGSMSNPVSRVAACFAEGPEHPQSQVCKDLVAMSGTQPLYDWNEVNIANANGQHQALIPDGKLCSANRDKYKALDMARTDWPATAVAAGPYAFKFRVTAAHVGLMTVYITKVGYDPTQPLKWSDLDPTPVAQTQVTRTATDGYYNFAGTLPQRTGRQLLYMTWQRSDSPEAFYSCSDVDFGATAAKPPAAAVAAVAPTEEQIAAAASKSTVSHHGHGGSTAPDAPAVQSRAAAVGGGSPAGPLMLGGAAAISTGWGVMVLRRRRADARRAA is encoded by the coding sequence ATGTCACTCCACCGCAGAGCCCTCACGCTCGGCGTCGTCGCATCCACCGTCCTGCTCACGGCCCTCTCGGCGGCGGGCACCGCGAGCGCGCACGGCTCGATGTCCAACCCGGTCAGCCGGGTCGCGGCGTGTTTCGCCGAGGGCCCCGAGCACCCCCAGTCCCAGGTGTGCAAGGACCTCGTCGCGATGAGCGGCACCCAGCCGCTCTACGACTGGAACGAGGTCAACATCGCCAACGCCAACGGCCAGCACCAGGCGTTGATCCCGGACGGCAAGCTGTGCTCGGCCAACCGCGACAAGTACAAGGCGCTCGACATGGCGCGCACCGACTGGCCGGCCACCGCGGTCGCGGCCGGCCCCTACGCGTTCAAGTTCCGGGTCACCGCCGCGCACGTCGGCCTGATGACCGTCTACATCACCAAGGTGGGCTACGACCCCACCCAGCCGCTGAAGTGGTCCGACCTGGACCCGACGCCGGTCGCCCAGACGCAGGTCACCCGGACGGCGACCGACGGCTACTACAACTTCGCCGGCACCCTGCCGCAGCGCACCGGCCGCCAGCTGCTCTACATGACCTGGCAGCGCAGTGACAGCCCCGAGGCCTTCTACAGCTGCTCCGACGTGGACTTCGGTGCCACCGCGGCGAAGCCGCCGGCGGCCGCGGTCGCGGCGGTGGCTCCCACGGAGGAGCAGATCGCCGCCGCCGCCTCGAAGTCCACGGTGAGCCACCACGGACACGGCGGGAGCACCGCCCCCGACGCCCCGGCCGTGCAGAGCCGGGCCGCCGCCGTCGGCGGCGGCTCCCCGGCCGGCCCGCTGATGCTGGGCGGCGCCGCGGCGATCAGCACCGGGTGGGGCGTGATGGTGCTGCGGCGCCGTCGCGCCGACGCTCGCCGCGCGGCCTGA
- a CDS encoding amino acid deaminase/aldolase, translated as MAKPLAPARTAQPAAGAPAQVSPGADRARYDRATAHLEAPLAIVDLAAFDANADDLVRRAAGKPIRVASKSVRCRALLERVLARDGFAGIMSFTLEESLWLAQAGFEDILLAYPSADRAGYAELTADAALANTVTVLVDDPAQLDLIDRARGGGEEVRVCLELDTSLQLLGGRVRVGARRSPLRTPEDLAALAELVQRRPGFRVVGLMAYEGHIAGVGDSLAGRPLRSRMVRLMQARARTELSGRRAAVVRRLRQVADLEFVNGGGTGSVESTVAERAVTEVAAGSGLYVPRLFDNYRSFQGRPAALFAQPVVRRPGVGVVTVLGGGYPASGAAGADRSPVPYLPTGLRYDPMEGAGEVQTPLLGSAADDLLIGDRVWFRHAKAGELCERFAELHLVEGDRVVRSAPTYRGEGKTFL; from the coding sequence ATGGCCAAGCCCCTCGCCCCCGCCCGTACCGCCCAGCCCGCCGCCGGCGCCCCCGCGCAGGTCTCGCCCGGCGCCGACCGCGCCCGCTACGACCGGGCGACGGCGCACCTGGAAGCCCCGCTGGCGATCGTCGACCTGGCCGCGTTCGACGCCAACGCCGACGATCTGGTGCGGCGCGCCGCCGGCAAGCCGATCCGGGTCGCGAGCAAGTCGGTGCGCTGCCGGGCCCTGCTGGAGCGGGTGCTGGCCCGCGACGGGTTCGCCGGGATCATGAGCTTCACCCTGGAGGAGTCGCTCTGGCTGGCCCAGGCCGGCTTCGAGGACATCCTGCTCGCCTACCCCTCCGCCGACCGGGCGGGCTACGCGGAGCTGACCGCCGACGCCGCGCTCGCGAACACGGTCACCGTCCTGGTGGACGACCCCGCGCAGCTGGACCTGATCGACCGGGCCCGCGGCGGCGGCGAGGAGGTCCGGGTCTGCCTGGAGCTGGACACCTCGCTGCAGCTGCTCGGCGGGCGGGTCCGGGTCGGCGCCCGGCGCTCGCCGCTGCGCACCCCCGAGGATCTGGCGGCGCTCGCCGAACTGGTCCAGCGCCGACCGGGCTTCCGGGTGGTCGGGCTGATGGCGTACGAGGGGCACATCGCGGGCGTGGGCGACAGCCTCGCGGGCCGGCCGCTGCGGTCGCGGATGGTCCGGCTGATGCAGGCCAGGGCCCGTACCGAGTTGTCCGGGCGCCGGGCCGCGGTGGTGCGCCGGCTGCGGCAGGTCGCCGACCTCGAATTCGTCAACGGGGGCGGCACCGGCAGTGTGGAGTCGACCGTCGCCGAGCGGGCGGTGACCGAGGTGGCGGCGGGCTCCGGCCTGTACGTGCCACGCCTGTTCGACAACTACCGCTCCTTCCAGGGGCGTCCGGCGGCGCTGTTCGCCCAGCCCGTGGTGCGCCGGCCCGGAGTGGGCGTGGTGACGGTGCTCGGCGGCGGCTACCCCGCCTCCGGCGCCGCGGGCGCGGACCGCTCCCCCGTGCCGTACCTGCCGACCGGTCTGCGCTACGACCCGATGGAGGGCGCCGGCGAGGTGCAGACGCCGCTGCTCGGTTCGGCCGCCGACGACCTGCTGATCGGCGACCGGGTCTGGTTCCGGCACGCCAAGGCCGGGGAGCTGTGCGAGCGGTTCGCCGAGCTGCACCTCGTCGAGGGCGACCGGGTGGTGCGCAGCGCGCCCACCTACCGCGGCGAGGGGAAGACCTTTCTCTGA
- a CDS encoding serine hydrolase: MTSSRRVHRKKRTPPRTVTSALLPAVAAALLLGLGGVHLISGRPSTVPVAASDGAAATGTADPEPGATATDGPSATPTAVPSATATVDAAAAAQARATQAVARALATAGADAGGEVSVAVLDLASGVGADSGGSGHAFATASIVKADILAALLRQSGSDLTATQRTEAVAMIEQSDNDAAGALFDAVGGADGLDAANRAFGLTATTAGRNGYWGLTTTTAADQLRLLRVIFEDDSPLDADSRAYAQKLMGRISTDQDWGVSAADSGDGSSDAHWMLKNGWLSRSADGLWVINSIGRVTHDGRDVLVAVLSDGNGTEQGGISLVESVAVAAVDALTAAATD; encoded by the coding sequence ATGACATCCAGCCGCCGGGTCCACCGGAAGAAGCGCACGCCCCCGCGGACGGTCACGTCCGCCCTGCTGCCGGCGGTCGCCGCGGCGCTGCTGCTCGGCCTCGGCGGCGTGCACCTGATCTCCGGGCGGCCGTCCACCGTACCGGTCGCGGCGAGCGACGGCGCCGCCGCGACCGGTACGGCGGACCCGGAGCCCGGGGCCACCGCCACGGACGGGCCGAGCGCGACACCGACCGCCGTGCCGTCCGCCACCGCGACCGTCGACGCCGCGGCCGCCGCTCAGGCCCGTGCCACGCAGGCCGTCGCCCGGGCCCTGGCGACCGCCGGCGCCGACGCCGGGGGCGAGGTGTCGGTGGCGGTGCTGGATCTCGCCTCCGGCGTCGGCGCCGACTCGGGCGGGAGCGGCCACGCGTTCGCCACCGCCAGCATCGTCAAGGCCGACATCCTGGCGGCCCTGCTCCGGCAGTCCGGCTCCGACCTCACCGCGACGCAGCGGACCGAGGCGGTCGCGATGATCGAGCAGAGCGACAACGACGCCGCGGGCGCGCTCTTCGACGCGGTCGGCGGGGCGGACGGACTGGACGCGGCGAACCGGGCCTTCGGGCTGACCGCCACGACGGCGGGCCGCAACGGGTACTGGGGGCTGACCACCACCACGGCGGCCGACCAGCTGCGCCTGCTGCGGGTCATCTTCGAGGACGACTCGCCGCTGGACGCCGACTCCCGGGCCTACGCCCAGAAGCTGATGGGGCGGATATCCACCGACCAGGACTGGGGGGTGTCCGCCGCGGACTCCGGCGACGGCTCCTCCGACGCTCACTGGATGCTCAAGAACGGCTGGCTGTCGCGCAGCGCGGACGGCCTCTGGGTGATCAACAGCATCGGCCGGGTCACCCACGACGGCCGGGACGTCCTGGTCGCGGTGCTCTCGGACGGGAACGGCACCGAGCAGGGCGGCATCTCCCTGGTGGAATCCGTGGCGGTGGCCGCGGTGGACGCGCTGACCGCCGCGGCCACGGATTGA